From Arachis stenosperma cultivar V10309 chromosome 2, arast.V10309.gnm1.PFL2, whole genome shotgun sequence, one genomic window encodes:
- the LOC130960202 gene encoding putative disease resistance protein At3g14460: MAGALVGGAFLDGFIKVVFKRLLTMDTVNQVLGKKLGPDLVERLEISLHAAEAVLDDAEYKQLSDEGVRMWLNKLRDAVYDADDFLDAVLTKAATQKKVHSLLPSFFLNRHRKMVDNMEGVVSRIEFLVRQKDILGLQKTIKDNNLSSSSSSWRETTCLMEGNIYGREDDQQDLIEIINDKSESQLSVIPIVGMGGVGKTTLAKWAYSVAEGFDLKAWVCISETFDVADITKKTIEEITKTTCGLGSLNLLQNELQKILSGKEFFIVLDDVWSEDADKWKQFITPFHCGAKGSTILLTTRNQKVASVVQTCPSFILNELSEEYCWLLFAANACFPESNGNPTLEEIGRKIVKKCKGLPLAVETLGRLLRGKDDATEWNAVLRSDIWEFSLKNSKIIPALLISYFQLPSYLKRCFVYCSLFPKDHEFEKNELVLLWMAEDLLKLPKGGESLEEVGSECFEELASRLFFKPAEYRRHRYVMHDHLHDLAIFLAGDFYCRIQELGEQEEKKVLTRHLSSLPHGSLDHPISKVLSIVKSESLRTSLYINDLLSMKSRASKLKYLRVLSFRKLDVLPDSIGKLIHLRYLNLSRTDVETLPESLCSLYNLQTLILYACSKLTMLPKGMHKLVNLQHLDLRETSLKEMPRGISKLKHMPILEYFAVGKHEDNGIQEFGGLPNLEGSFEIKKLENVVDVRQARSARMLEKNHIDNLSLEWSSGNEMVSNIETLRDILDNLQPHNGLKELKIKGYKGQRFPDWVGHCSYNNMTRVTLASCKNCCMLPSLGQLPSLKYLRIEGFLELKRIGDEFYKNDSDHHSSPIAPFPSLEELVFHNMPCWEEWHVPHPEAFPRLRTLEIEYCPMLNRDMLNGILWRRDCCLREDDEGRSDEMVAGGDALSIRASQSFNARINCLPNSLQNLKISMCPRFEFLEQQQHKYDLVELEIECSCDSLTSLSLDAFPNLKNLEIFGCENLESVSMSEAPHAALQRVSITYCDKLVSFAGEGLAAPNFTCFEIHGCPNIWRLAEGGLPPNVKELHVGGCEEQLRDLSWMANLHALTHLTIHGSYCNNIKSYPEVGSLPHLPSLTTLCIDSFYNLETLECNELLRLTSLQQLHIIFCDKLENMEGEKLPPSLLLLDVYSCDLLGEHCKNKHQLIWPKISHIPTIQVDSKQIS, translated from the coding sequence ATGGCTGGTGCACTTGTTGGTGGAGCTTTCCTTGATGGCTTCATTAAAGTTGTCTTTAAAAGGTTGCTCACAATGGATACGGTCAACCAGGtcttgggcaagaagcttggccCTGACTTGGTTGAGAGGCTGGAAATTTCTCTGCATGCTGCTGAAGCTGTGCTTGATGATGCTGAGTACAAGCAACTGAGCGACGAAGGTGTGAGGATGTGGCTCAACAAACTGAGAGATGCTGTTTATGATGCTGATGACTTTCTGGACGCTGTACTCACCAAAGCCGCCACTCAAAAGAAGGTACATTCTTTGTTGCCTAGTTTCTTCCTCAACCGACATAGGAAGATGGTAGATAACATGGAAGGGGTGGTTTCAAGAATAGAATTTCTTGTAAGGCAAAAAGATATCCTTGGTCTTCAAAAGACTATCAAGGATAATAACTTgtcatcatcatcgtcatcatGGCGAGAAACCACATGTCTGATGGAAGGGAACATATATGGCAGGGAGGATGATCAACAGGATCTAATCGAAATAATAAATGACAAGAGTGAATCTCAGTTATCTGTGATTCCTATTGTTGGCATGGGTGGGGTTGGTAAAACAACCTTAGCCAAATGGGCGTACAGTGTCGCGGAAGGGTTTGATCTCAAAGCATGGGTCTGCATCTCTGAAACATTTGATGTTGCTGATATTACAAAGAAAACCATTGAGGAAATTACAAAAACTACTTGTGGCCTTGGGAGTTTAAATTTGCTTCAAAATGAATTGCAGAAAATCTTGTCGGGAAAGGAGTTCTTTATTGTTCTAGACGATGTCTGGAGCGAAGATGCCGATAAGTGGAAGCAATTTATAACTCCTTTTCACTGTGGGGCTAAGGGTAGTACAATTCTTCTAACAACTCGCAATCAAAAGGTTGCTTCAGTAGTTCAAACATGTCCCTCTTTCATTCTTAATGAGTTGTCGGAAGAGTATTGTTGGTTATTGTTTGCAGCCAATGCATGTTTTCCAGAGTCAAACGGTAATCCGACATTAGAGGAAATCGGTAGAAAGATTGTCAAGAAGTGTAAAGGGTTGCCATTAGCTGTTGAAACACTTGGGCGCTTGTTGCGAGGAAAGGATGATGCTACAGAATGGAATGCTGTTTTAAGGAGTGACATCTGGGAATTTTCCttgaaaaatagtaaaattattCCAGCATTGTTAATAAGCTACTTCCAGCTACCTTCTTACTTGAAGCGTTGTTTCGTTTATTGTTCATTGTTTCCCAAAGATCATGAGTTTGAGAAAAATGAACTAGTTTTGCTGTGGATGGCTGAAGATCTTTTAAAGCTACCAAAGGGAGGAGAGAGTTTAGAAGAGGTTGGTTCTGAGTGTTTTGAAGAATTAGCTTCAAGGTTATTTTTTAAACCAGCTGAGTATCGTCGTCACAGGTACGTGATGCATGATCACTTGCATGACTTGGCAATATTCCttgctggagacttctattgTAGAATACAAGAGCTTGGTGaacaagaagagaagaaggTTCTCACTCGTCATTTGTCATCTTTGCCACATGGAAGCTTAGATCATCCAATCTCAAAAGTCTTGTCCATTGTGAAATCAGAATCTTTGAGGACATCTTTGTATATCAATGATTTGTTAAGCATGAAAAGCAGAGCATCAAAGTTGAAATACTTGAGAGTTTTATCCTTTCGTAAACTTGATGTATTACCAGATTCAATAGGTAAATTGATTCATCTACGCTATTTGAATCTCTCTAGGACCGATGTGGAGACATTACCAGAGTCATTATGCAGCTTGTACAATCTACAAACATTAATATTGTATGCATGTTCTAAGCTGACCATGTTGCCCAAGGGCATGCATAAACTTGTGAATTTACAGCATCTTGATCTTAGAGAAACATCTTTGAAAGAAATGCCTAGAGGAATAAGTAAATTGAAACACATGCCTATTTTAGAATACTTTGCGGTGGGCAAGCACGAAGACAATGGAATACAGGAATTCGGAGGGCTCCCAAATCTTGAAGGATCATTTGAGATTAAGAAGTTGGAGAATGTTGTTGATGTGAGACAAGCAAGGAGTGCACGGATGTTGGAGAAGAACCACATTGACAACTTATCGTTGGAATGGTCTTCAGGTAATGAGATGGTTTCAAACATAGAGACTTTGAGAGATATACTCGATAACTTGCAACCGCACAATGGCTTGAAAGAGTTGAAAATCAAGGGATACAAGGGCCAAAGATTTCCAGATTGGGTGGGGCACTGTTCCTACAACAATATGACAAGAGTAACACTAGCATCTTGCAAGAATTGCTGCATGCTGCCTTCACTTGGACAACTGCCATCTCTCAAGTACCTGCGCATTGAAGGTTTTCTTGAGCTCAAGCGTATTGGTGATGAGTTTTACAAGAATGACAGCGATCATCATTCCTCGCCTATTGCACCGTTTCCTTCACTCGAGGAATTGGTGTTTCATAACATGCCATGCTGGGAGGAGTGGCACGTACCTCACCCAGAAGCTTTTCCTCGGCTTAGGACACTTGAAATAGAATATTGTCCGATGTTAAACCGAGATATGCTTAATGGCATATTGTGGAGAAGGGATTGTTGTTTGCGGGAAGATGATGAAGGAAGGTCTGACGAGATGGTAGCTGGTGGGGATGCTTTATCAATAAGGGCATCTCAGTCATTTAATGCAAGGATCAATTGTTTACCCAATTCTCTGCAAAACCTGAAAATCTCGATGTGCCCAAGATTTGAATTCCTCGAGCAACAGCAGCACAAGTATGATTTGGTAGAGCTAGAAATAGAATGCAGCTGTGATTCACTGACCTCCTTGTCGTTGGATGCCTTTCCCAATCTCAAGAATCTGGAGATTTTCGGGTGTGAGAATCTGGAATCAGTGTCAATGTCAGAGGCACCACACGCTGCTCTTCAACGTGTCTCCATTACTTACTGCGACAAATTAGTGTCATTTGCAGGAGAAGGACTGGCTGCACCCAACTTCACTTGTTTCGAGATACATGGTTGCCCAAACATTTGGAGGTTGGCAGAGGGTGGTTTGCCGCCTAACGTGAAAGAGCTTCATGTGGGAGGTTGCGAGGAACAACTGAGGGATCTATCATGGATGGCCAACTTGCACGCCCTCACTCATCTTACCATTCATGGTTCTTACTGCAACAACATAAAGTCATACCCAGAGGTGGGTTCGCTGCCTCACCTTCCCTCCCTTACCACTCTTTGTATTGATTCCTTTTATAATCTGGAGACATTGGAGTGCAACGAGCTTCTCCGCCTCACCTCCCTTCAACAATTGCACATTATATTCTGCGACAAGCTGGAGAATATGGAAGGAGAAAAGCTGCCTCCCTCTCTCTTGCTACTTGACGTTTATTCTTGTGATTTGCTGGGAGAACACTGCAAGAACAAGCATCAACTAATCTGGCCCAAAATTTCCCACATCCCCACCATTCAAGTCGATAGCAAACAAATTTCGTGA
- the LOC130960238 gene encoding stemmadenine O-acetyltransferase-like has protein sequence MKDVKVEIICRENIRPSSPTPSHLRTFKHSLLDQIVPVPYAIVILFYSSHNLSEFPKRLELLKQSLSETLTQFYPLSGKIKDDLSIDCNDEGANFVVAKVNCPILEFLEKPDLDSLHKFLPINNPFSLETFIGTHVANIQVNVFDCGGIAIGFCISHKIIDGDSMNTFLKMWTEKTNINSNLKLLTEPNFSTSSLFPTSTLHFRDLSKKIWSSLFREEKWVTRRFLFTNSAINTLKAQILPKSSSDPLKNHPTRVEIVSAFLWKCFMAASKLQFETQRPCGIIHIVNLRRKMDKSLCPENSIGNFLWYTLADHMDEHELSLDELVSKLKNSIEFVDKDFVAILQSDEGSSIMENSLRIFDSKIKDEELEALSFTSWCNFGLYDADFGWGKPIWVSNIGLKSTYVFMNMITLVDTKFKDGIEAWVTLDEMKMKHLELFTELLNYATLDPSPLAMSNNSRL, from the coding sequence ATGAAAGATGTTAAAGTTGAAATCATTTGTAGAGAAAACATTAGGCCTTCTTCTCCCACACCCTCTCATCTAAGAACCTTCAAACACTCCCTTTTAGATCAAATTGTTCCCGTTCCTTATGCTATAGTCATCCTATTCTACTCTTCACACAATCTCTCTGAATTTCCCAAGAGACTAGAATTGCTTAAACAATCATTATCTGAAACACTAACACAATTCTACCCTCTTAGTGgcaagatcaaagatgatttGTCCATTGATTGCAATGATGAAGGTGCTAATTTTGTAGTAGCAAAAGTGAATTGTCCTATTTTAGAGTTTCTAGAAAAGCCTGATTTGGATTCATTACACAAGTTTCTTCCAATTAATAATCCATTCTCCCTTGAAACATTTATAGGAACTCATGTGGCTAACATTCAAGTCAATGTCTTTGATTGTGGTGGAATTGCTATCGGATTTTGCATTTCTCATAAGATCATTGATGGTGATTCAATGAACACTTTCTTGAAGATGTGGACAGAAAAAACCAACATCAACAGCAATTTAAAACTCTTGACAGAGCCAAATTTTTCTACAAGTTCTCTCTTCCCTACAAGTACTTTACATTTCAGAGACTTATCAAAGAAAATTTGGAGTTCCTTGTTTAGAGAAGAAAAATGGGTCACAAGAAGATTCTTGTTCACAAATTCAGCTATTAACACACTCAAGGCTCAAATTCTGCCTAAATCTTCATCAGATCCATTGAAGAATCATCCTACACGTGTCGAGATAGTTTCTGCATTTTTGTGGAAGTGTTTCATGGCTGCATCAAAGTTACAATTTGAAACTCAAAGGCCTTGTGGGATTATTCATATTGTGAATCTTCGTCGAAAAATGGACAAATCTCTATGTCCTGAGAATTCTATAGGGAATTTTCTGTGGTACACACTAGCAGATCACATGGATGAACATGAGTTGAGTTTGGATGAGTTGGTGAGTAAATTGAAGAACTCAATTGAATTTGTTGATAAAGATTTTGTTGCAATATTGCAAAGTGATGAGGGAAGTTCAATTATGGAAAATAGTCTTAGGATTTTTGACAGTAAAATAAAGGATGAGGAATTGGAAGCATTAAGTTTTACTAGTTGGTGTAACTTTGGATTATATGATGCTGATTTTGGATGGGGAAAACCTATTTGGGTGAGTAATATTGGTTTAAAGAGTACTTATGTGTTTATGAATATGATAACTTTGGTTGATACCAAATTCAAAGATGGTATAGAGGCTTGGGTTACCTTGGATGAGATGAAAATGAAGCATTTGGAGTTATTCACTGAATTGCTCAATTATGCTACTCTTGATCCAAGTCCTTTGGCAATGTCTAATAACTCAAGGTTATAG